A single region of the Podospora pseudopauciseta strain CBS 411.78 chromosome 1, whole genome shotgun sequence genome encodes:
- a CDS encoding hypothetical protein (EggNog:ENOG503NZBQ; COG:V): MIPTGLAVGLSSLLLCSGTASALVWNTFDGPGSPACHNVSRVHNATSVEDMQSVVKSAIQSKSLVRAAGKGHMWYDTQCSDDSTIIIRTANVAGIYDFSLPEGAPHGSVLVDAGVTFFQLAEYLHDRGASVGYTLTNWNISFGGSVAMGAHRSSIREDSMVAAGVLAMDIIDGKGEIRKVKRNESDDDWLAASTSLGLLGIIARIKLKIYPDSKVYAKQNTFDEKEILEGDIYGMIAPYATANLWWWPYKRKFHQRYYDWPVYGWNYDVLIGGLYPDQKAQWDYGLRAYTLELAFPVTMANAVLKRARGLFDEELKRGIIMTSTYRSGINIKFGRHYFDFLGQQTYNTSDGVDWSKGTIMSKKHLDPNYLARFKAVRQKFDPNGIYRNVIGEILEMY; this comes from the exons ATGATTCCCACAGGCCTTGCTGTGGGCCTgagcagccttctcctctgcTCGGGCACCGCATCAGCCTTGGTATGGAACACCTTTGACGGCCCAGGCTCCCCAGCCTGCCACAATGTCTCCCGGGTCCACAACGCCACCTCCGTCGAGGATATGCAATCCGTCGTCAAGTCAGCCATCCAGTCCAAGTCCTTGGTCCGCGCCGCAGGAAAGGGCCACATGTGGTACGATACCCAATGCAGCGACGACTcgaccatcatcatccgaaCTGCCAATGTGGCCGGCATCTACGACTTCAGCCTTCCCGAGGGGGCCCCCCATGGGTCCGTACTTGTTGACGCTGGAGTTACTTTCTTCCAGCTGGCCGAGTATCTCCATGATAGGGGTGCCAGTGTTGGGTACACCCTCACAAACTGGAACATCAGTTTCGGCGGGAGTGTGGCGATGGGGGCTCACAGAAGCTCGATTAGAGAAGACTcgatggtggcggcgggTGTGTTGGCCATGGATATCATtgatggaaagggggagatcagaaaagtaaaaaggaatgagagtgatgatgactggTTGGCTGCTTCGACCAGTCTGGGATTGTTGGGAATTATTGCGAGGATAAAACTCAAGATCTATCCTGACAGCAAGGTTTATGCCAAGCAGAACAC TTTCGACGAAAAGGAAATTCTCGAGGGCGACATCTACGGCATGATTGCCCCGTACGCAACAGCGAATCTCTGGTGGTGGCCCTACAAGAGAAAGTTTCACCAGCGATATTACGAT TGGCCGGTTTATGGTTGGAACTATGATGTATTGATCGGTGGTCTCTACCCAGACCAAAAGGCTCAGTGGGACTATGGGCTGAGGGCTTACACCCTTGAGCTGGCCTTCCCGGTAACGATGGCGAATGCGGTGTTGAAGAGAGCGAGAGGGCTATTTGATGAGGagttgaagagggggattATCATGACGAGTACGTATAGGAGCGGGATTAATATCAAGT TCGGTCGGCACTATTTTGACTTTCTTGGGCAGCAGACATACAACACTTCTGACGGGGTGGATTGGTCAAAGGGGACGATCAT GTCGAAGAAGCATCTGGACCCAAAC TATCTGGCCCGGTTCAAAGCTGTGAGACAAAAGTTTGATCCGAATGGTATCTACCGGAATGTGATTGGCGAGATTTTGGAGATGTATTGA
- a CDS encoding hypothetical protein (COG:S; EggNog:ENOG503PC2H) → MASLGLRYVWIDSLCILQDDPEDWAREAAQMADIYRYAHLVIIGANSPGDTLGFLSSREAPDVVPLPPPPPTSPSSSRTTTNIKLCLQLDDRDWTYSWKSTENPDHLRNEPLSSRAWCLQERFLPLRALQYGTRQAFWECNTIRANEDGEAVGKNILSMQRNHVSRLAKTANVKKTVFSKGTWRPADREASGGCRYNWVDWYWMVQDFTARDITKATDRFPAVAGLAREVVRIRSKNDHEAMREMPGEYMAGLWKSGVLEGLFWCRAVPERLLESTKEHVAPSWSWASVVGQVQFPVYEWYEKRAAWKSNVLDFEPLAEYVSHSLELRDHDPFGRLAGGTLTMRGPLLPVTKIKARQEKEPPLNDVYGLAPSRSEVTDGIYRLQTERNGCIWVEGGTDFPSSDSQIDTDGLAAMLLIRVPHVLDHGFIDCRFGLLLKRLDDGCYQRVGFVDGANEGNGAPFLQEL, encoded by the coding sequence ATGGCGAGCTTGGGTCTTCGATATGTGTGGATTGATAGTCTTTGCATCCTTCAAGACGACCCAGAGGATTGGGCCCGAGAGGCGGCTCAGATGGCGGATATTTACCGGTACGCCCACTTGGTCATCATCGGAGCGAATTCTCCTGGGGACACCTTGGGGTTCCTTTCCTCAAGAGAGGCTCCTGATGTGGTGccgctgccaccaccaccacccacctcgccatcatcttccagaACGACCACCAACATCAAGCTCTGCCTCCAACTTGACGACCGTGACTGGACCTACAGCTGGAAATCAACAGAAAATCCAGACCACCTCCGAAACGAGCCTCTAAGTTCAAGGGCATGGTGTTTGCAAGAGCGGTTTCTGCCCCTACGTGCTCTTCAGTACGGAACCCGCCAAGCTTTCTGGGAGTGCAATACCATCAGGGCAAATGAAGATGGGGAGGCCGTAGGTAAGAATATTCTGAGCATGCAGCGGAATCATGTTAGCCGGCTTGCTAAGACGGCAAACGTCAAGAAGACGGTTTTTTCAAAGGGAACGTGGAGACCGGCAGACAGGGAGGCCAGTGGAGGGTGTCGGTACAACTGGGTGGATTGGTACTGGATGGTGCAGGATTTTACTGCACGGGATATCACCAAAGCGACGGACCGGTTTCCTGCTGTGGCTGGGTTGGCAAGGGAGGTGGTGCGTATTAGGAGCAAGAATGATCACGAGGCTATGAGGGAGATGCCGGGTGAGTATATGGCTGGTCTGTGGAAAAGTGGTGTTCTGGAGGGGCTGTTTTGGTGCAGAGCTGTCCCTGAAAGACTGCTTGAATCGACAAAGGAGCATGTTGCCCCGTCGTGGTCCTGGGCTTCGGTTGTGGGCCAGGTTCAGTTTCCTGTCTATGAGTGGTATGAGAAGCGCGCTGCTTGGAAGTCGAATGTCCTTGACTTTGAGCCGTTGGCAGAGTATGTTTCCCACTCTCTGGAACTGAGGGATCATGATCCCTTTGGCAGGTTAGCGGGAGGCACTTTGACGATGAGGGGGCCACTGTTGCCCGTCACCAAGATCAAAGCAAGGCAAGAGAAGGAACCGCCGTTGAATGATGTGTATGGGCTTGCACCAAGTCGATCCGAAGTCACAGACGGGATATATCGACTGCAGACTGAGAGGAACGGGTGTATATGGGTAGAAGGTGGTACGGATTTTCCATCTTCTGATAGTCAAATTGACACAGACGGGCTGGCAGCAATGCTCTTGATTCGTGTGCCGCATGTGCTGGATCACGGCTTTATTGACTGTCGATTTGGGCTTTTGCTGAAGAGATTGGACGATGGATGTTATCAGAGGGTTGGATTCGTTGATGGGGCCAATGAAGGAAACGGGGCTCCCTTTCTTCAAGAGctttga
- a CDS encoding hypothetical protein (COG:S; EggNog:ENOG503PC2H), with protein sequence MSDDLCTLCLSLSTTIHEAFTDEAEATPLSPLWHKTLGEVHTSSFTCRFCVIVIKGWSQSRVVQVERATLEADYDAEHPPADLHRPIHEIPAYRNEAELEISLEKLPRYLDDGRRLTNRWAVVCNCNVKSSTSSMCIQAFGHI encoded by the coding sequence ATGAGCGACGACCTCTGTACGCTCTGCTTGAGCCTCTCCACCACGATACATGAAGCATTCACAGATGAAGCCGAGGCTACACCATTAAGCCCCCTCTGGCACAAGACTCTCGGCGAGGTGcacacctcctccttcacctgcaGGTTTTGTGTCATCGTTATAAAGGGGTGGTCGCAGTCCAGAGTTGTCCAGGTGGAGAGAGCAACTCTCGAGGCCGATTATGACGCTGAACACCCGCCAGCGGACCTTCACCGTCCCATTCACGAGATTCCGGCTTATCGAAACGAAGCGGAGCTCGAGATATCCCTGGAGAAGTTACCGCGGTATCTCGATGATGGACGCAGACTGACGAACCGCTGGGCTGTTGTGTGCAACTGTAATGTGAAAAGTAGCACCTCTTCGATGTGCATCCAAGCCTTCGGGCACATCTGA
- a CDS encoding hypothetical protein (EggNog:ENOG503P09K; COG:E), with product MVSLLSRHGPSVCLRAPALARTVTAVPHRQAQVADVGKGLETTTSSIPLFVNRKSAAQSTTPAPIVRPVATALPQDRDEFWREVPVWENVSAKDFLSYRWSVANTVQGTAKLFKFLHAVVPEEVPLNELGTQMQSRDEFIADVMEGVAAATMAIRMTPYILSRVNWENPRHDPIIRQFLPLKSVLIPDHPKLTLDSLHEEADSPVKGLVHRYSDKALFLPTSVCPTYCMFCTRSYAVGADTDTVTKASLKPTRRRWEEAFAYIENTPALQDIVVSGGDSYYLQPDQLRMIGDRLIGMPNIKRFRFASKGLAVAPSRILDESDGWVNALIDISNKAKKAGKAVAWHTHFNHPNEISWISKDASQKLFEEGVMVRNQTVLLRGVNDDVDTMSKLIRDLADNKVFPYYVYQCDMVERVEHLRTPLQTILDLEARIRGSIAGFMMPQFVVDLPAGGGKRLACSYESYDPKTGLSTYRAPAVTGRDKENKVYEYYDPIDTLPN from the exons ATGGTGTCCTTGCTGTCTCGCCACGGGCCTTCCGTCTGCCTCCGCGCCCCTGCCTTGGCTCGCACAGTCACAGCAGTGCCCCATCGCCAGGCCCAAGTCGCTGATGTAGGCAAAGGCCTTGAGACTACCACCAGCAGCATTCCCCTCTTTGTGAACAGAAAGAGTGCGGCCCAAAGCACGACTCCTGCTCCAATCGTACGCCCCGTTGCCACCGCGCTTCCCCAAGACAGGGATGAGTTCTGGCGCGAGGTGCCTGTTTGGGAGAATGTGTCGGCCAAGGATTTTCTCTCATATCGTTGGAGC GTTGCCAATACTGTGCAGGGCACAGCCAAGCTGTTCAAGTTTCTGCATGCTGTCGTCCCGGAAGAAGTGCCTCTGAATGAGCTGGGCACGCAGATGCAGTCTCGCGATGAGTTCATCGCTGATGTTATGGAGGGTGTGGCTGCTGCAACGATGGCCATACGAATGAC TCCGTACATCTTGAGTCGGGTCAACTGGGAGAATCCCCGGCACGACCCCATCATTCGCCAGTTTCTTCCTCTCAAGTCGGTGCTCATTCCCGATCATCCCAAGTTGACGCTTGACTCGCTTCACGAGGAGGCCGACTCCCCCGTCAAGGGCCTTGTTCATCGGTATAGCGACAAGGCCCTCTTCCTGC CAACCTCGGTGTGCCCAACTTATTGCATGTTCTGCACGCGGTCCTACGCTGTGGGAGCCGATACGGACACTGTCACCAAGGCATCTCTGAAGCCGACCCGCAGgagatgggaggaggccTTCGCGTACATCGAGAACACGCCCGCCCTGCAGGATATTGTCGTCTCTGGAGGCGACTCTTACTACCTGCAACCGGATCAGCTTAGAATGATTGGCGACAGGCTGATTGGCATGCCCAACATCAAGCGCTTCCGCTTTGCCTCCAAGGGACTGGCGGTAGCCCCTAGCCGTATCCTGGACGAGTCGGACGGTTGGGTCAATGCCCTCATCGACATATccaacaaggccaagaaggctggAAAAGCTGTTGCCTGGCACACTCActtcaaccaccccaacgAGATCTCGTGGATCAGCAAAGATGCTAGTCAGAAGTTGTTTGAGGAAGGCGTCATGGTCCGAAACCAGACAGTGCTTCTGCGGGGCGTGAACGACGATGTTGACACTATGTCGAAGCTGATCCGTGATCTTGCCGACAACAAGGTCTTCCCT TATTATGTCTACCAGTGCGACATGGTGGAGAGAGTCGAGCATCTGCGGACACCCCTGCAGACCATTCTCGACCTCGAGGCCCGCATCCGCGGCTCCATCGCGGGTTTCATGATGCCTCAGTTCGTCGTCGATCTTCCTGCCGGCGGCGGTAAGCGTTTGGCCTGCTCGTACGAGTCATATGACCCCAAGACGGGGCTATCGACTTACAGGGCTCCGGCTGTGACGGGCCGCGATAAGGAGAACAAGGTCTACGAGTACTACGACCCCATCGACACTCTCCCCAACTAA
- a CDS encoding hypothetical protein (COG:G; EggNog:ENOG503NXQ2) gives MSGVATITTVAFAVVSQWFKEKAGLATGCVTVSAALGGMFFSLVLQSLFDRLQWRDAALILALILAVFVTLGNLLVETNLPPQSKTQGEQRTVGETEISRKACGTWQSILGIIQNPKFWLITYAIFAYELVLFIQWGSIPSYAVATNFGEKQFYLMMSYNIGAAFGRILPPFVSDRLLGPLNTTIAMNIFTLTAVLAIWLPVGASSIDMLYLVVVLMGIGTGSFVPLGGRISRNTSLA, from the exons ATGAGCGGTGTAGCAACTATCACGACAGTCGCCTTTGCAGTCGTGAGCCAATGgttcaaggagaaggccggcCTCGCCACGGGGTGCGTGACCGTCAGTGCGGCATTGGGCGGAATGTTCTTCTCACTTGTGCTCCAGAGTCTGTTTGACCGGCTGCAATGGAGGGATGcagccttgatcttggctCTCATCCTGGCCGTGTTTGTCACGTTGGGCAATCTGCTCGTTGAGACCAACCTACCGCCGCAATCTAAGACGCAGGGAGAGCAAAGGACGGTAGGAGAAACGGAGATCTCCCGGAAGGCATGCGGCACATGGCAGTCGATACTGGGGATCATCCAAAACCCCAAATTTTGGCTCATTACTTATGCCATATTCG CATACGAACTTGTCCTCTTCATCCAATGGGGGTCGATCCCCTCTTACGCCGTGGCGACCAACTTTGGGGAGAAGCAGTTCTACCTCATGATGTCGTACAACATTGGCGCTGCTTTTGGGAGAATCTTGCCACCGTTTGTGTCCGATAGGTTGCTTGGTCCGCTGAACACAACTATAGCCATGAACATTTTCACATTGACAGCGGTACTTGCCATCTGGCTGCCGGTGGGAGCGAGTTCCATCGACATGCTCTATCTGGTGGTTGTTCTTATGGGCATCGGCACAGGTAGCTTTGTGCCTCTAGGCGGTAGGATTTCAAGAAACACATCCCTGGCTTGA
- a CDS encoding hypothetical protein (COG:G; EggNog:ENOG503NXQ2), translating to MGALCKPQDMGKWLGFAYAISGFATLIGNPTTGAILDRHESNGLVAFLAAVLASGLISIGILRWQCNGRRWLVMGKI from the exons ATGGGTGCTCTTTGTAAGCCTCAAGACATGGGGAAATGGCTAGGCTTCGCCTATGCAATTTCGGGGTTTGC GACTTTGATAGGGAACCCCACAACCGGAGCGATCCTTGACAGACACGAATCTAATGGCCTTGTGGCGTTCCTCGCAGCAGTTCTCGCTTCTGGCCTGATCAGCATAGGTATCCTCCGATGGCAGTGCAATGGCCGGcgttggttggtgatgggcaaGATCTGA